The Apibacter raozihei genome contains a region encoding:
- a CDS encoding MarR family winged helix-turn-helix transcriptional regulator, whose translation MKDFIYALLKVQTSYRQAFQQKMREKGIFLTFEMFQIMSCLFDEDVLNQQEIANKTFRDKSSLSYILKNLEKKGLISRIEDESDKRNKLIHLTDKGIAMKTEIQEILKNIYGNTLKRVEQQEVLSCIKQLGTIEKAFKESIYEE comes from the coding sequence ATGAAAGATTTTATTTATGCATTATTGAAAGTTCAAACCTCTTACAGGCAGGCTTTTCAACAAAAAATGAGAGAAAAAGGAATTTTTTTAACCTTTGAAATGTTTCAGATTATGTCTTGCTTATTTGATGAAGATGTTCTTAATCAGCAAGAAATTGCCAATAAAACGTTTAGAGATAAATCCAGTTTATCTTACATACTTAAAAACCTGGAAAAAAAAGGATTAATTAGTCGGATAGAAGATGAGTCTGATAAAAGAAATAAACTTATACATCTTACTGATAAAGGAATAGCAATGAAAACTGAAATACAGGAGATATTAAAAAATATTTATGGAAATACCTTAAAAAGAGTAGAACAACAAGAGGTATTGTCATGTATAAAACAATTAGGGACGATTGAAAAGGCATTTAAAGAGAGTATATATGAAGAATAA
- a CDS encoding TolC family protein codes for MKNKLIIFICLNLFGYGYSQFTYNLGVEELFEKGVRTSTKIRASKIKSDISVEKENLTKIKRLPQVGLTASNGYVGKPTIYNTDLSYLGHPKMPDWQQKYSLELNQPIYEGGKIKNTIKEASLERQIAELDLEKDISDIKLFLIKNYLDLFRLYKQKEVLEENIKEAEKNLHNIQNLKNQGIVTNNDVLRNQIVVSNYQLSLNETRDDINIISQQLDIVLGFNENYIIIPDMDFLEKELVVNLEEYYVKQSYENYPQLKISKFNIEKAKIDEKIAKSKYLPILTLNAGNNLTRPITSTSPAQDLYLNSWGITLGLTYNLSSWFDHKYTMNQAKYNIDLQENIKEQTEQSIRINIKSFYTKHLEAVNRVEVLMKTVEQAKDNYRITNNKYYNQLAILTDLLDASSVQLNAELQLTLAKANSIYTYYQLLNASGNL; via the coding sequence ATGAAGAATAAATTAATTATATTTATCTGTCTTAATTTGTTTGGGTATGGATATTCACAATTCACTTATAACCTGGGAGTTGAAGAATTATTTGAAAAAGGAGTCCGGACAAGTACTAAAATAAGAGCCAGTAAAATTAAGTCGGATATATCTGTAGAAAAAGAGAATCTGACCAAAATCAAAAGACTTCCTCAGGTAGGATTAACAGCAAGTAATGGATATGTTGGCAAGCCTACTATCTATAATACTGATTTATCATATTTAGGTCATCCTAAAATGCCAGACTGGCAACAAAAGTATAGTCTTGAGCTAAATCAGCCTATTTATGAGGGAGGTAAAATAAAAAACACGATTAAAGAGGCTTCGTTGGAACGACAAATAGCGGAATTAGATCTGGAAAAAGATATTTCTGATATAAAATTATTTTTGATTAAAAACTATCTGGATCTATTCAGATTATATAAACAAAAAGAAGTATTAGAGGAGAATATCAAAGAAGCCGAAAAAAATCTTCATAATATTCAAAATTTGAAAAATCAGGGGATTGTAACGAACAATGATGTTTTAAGAAATCAGATTGTCGTATCTAATTATCAGTTGTCATTAAATGAAACACGAGATGATATAAATATTATTTCACAACAATTGGATATCGTTTTAGGCTTTAATGAAAATTACATTATTATCCCGGATATGGATTTTCTTGAAAAAGAATTAGTAGTAAACTTAGAAGAATATTACGTTAAGCAGAGTTATGAAAACTATCCTCAGTTAAAAATTTCGAAGTTCAATATTGAAAAAGCTAAAATAGATGAGAAAATAGCAAAATCAAAATACTTACCGATTCTGACTCTCAATGCCGGTAATAATTTAACACGCCCCATAACTTCAACAAGTCCCGCACAAGATTTATATTTGAATAGCTGGGGAATAACCTTGGGATTAACATATAATTTATCCTCGTGGTTTGATCATAAATATACGATGAATCAGGCTAAGTACAATATCGATCTTCAGGAAAATATAAAGGAACAAACAGAGCAAAGTATAAGAATCAATATAAAATCTTTTTATACCAAACATCTTGAAGCTGTCAACCGTGTAGAAGTATTAATGAAAACTGTTGAACAGGCAAAAGACAATTACAGGATCACCAATAATAAATATTACAATCAGCTGGCTATTTTAACAGATTTATTAGATGCTTCATCGGTCCAGTTAAATGCAGAATTGCAGCTTACTTTAGCCAAAGCTAATTCTATTTACACTTATTATCAATTATTAAATGCAAGCGGTAATCTTTAA
- a CDS encoding HlyD family secretion protein, with amino-acid sequence MEEIKENDENINPEQNKGNKTQSASSARQQEHQLKKREADKQLHIKLKKKLRRNIIVNSICILITLIGIGWVIHYFWRYYEYEITNDAVIDQYITPVNTRIAGYIKEIRFNEHQKVKAGDTLVIIDDSELKIRLLDAQAALKDAQASKEVLSFNIRTSENTVAVSEANIAEARVRMENARKDYLRYENLLKEESVPQQQFDQKKTEYEAYQAKYESLVRQKQTNVSSSEGISKKQENAEALILRSQANLDMAKLNLTYTVITAPYDGYVGRKSIEIGELVQAGQVLTNIVKNNDKWVTANYKEKQIANIYIGQKVNIRVDAVKDKVFEGRVVAISEATGSKYSMIPTDNSAGNFVKIQQRIPVRIEFTAMSKEDKDKLRAGMMVETEAEIK; translated from the coding sequence ATGGAAGAGATAAAAGAAAATGATGAAAATATAAATCCTGAACAAAATAAGGGAAATAAAACTCAATCAGCGTCATCTGCCAGACAACAGGAGCATCAGTTGAAAAAAAGAGAAGCAGATAAACAGTTGCATATAAAGTTAAAAAAGAAACTCAGAAGAAATATTATTGTTAACAGCATCTGTATTTTGATTACTTTAATTGGAATAGGCTGGGTTATACATTATTTCTGGAGATACTATGAATATGAAATTACTAATGATGCGGTAATAGATCAATACATTACTCCAGTAAATACAAGGATAGCTGGATATATTAAAGAAATACGTTTCAATGAACATCAAAAAGTTAAAGCAGGAGATACATTAGTCATAATTGATGACAGTGAATTAAAAATCAGATTGCTGGATGCCCAGGCAGCTCTTAAAGATGCTCAGGCATCTAAGGAAGTACTTTCGTTTAATATCCGAACTTCCGAAAATACTGTAGCGGTCTCTGAAGCCAATATAGCAGAAGCAAGGGTAAGAATGGAAAATGCCCGAAAAGATTATTTAAGATATGAAAATTTATTAAAAGAAGAATCTGTTCCACAACAGCAATTTGATCAGAAAAAAACAGAATATGAGGCTTATCAGGCAAAATATGAATCTTTAGTAAGACAAAAACAAACCAATGTATCGAGTAGCGAGGGTATAAGTAAAAAACAGGAGAATGCAGAAGCTTTAATATTGAGAAGTCAGGCAAATCTGGATATGGCGAAATTAAATTTAACCTATACAGTAATTACAGCACCTTATGACGGATATGTTGGCAGAAAATCTATAGAAATAGGAGAGTTGGTTCAGGCAGGGCAGGTGCTTACCAATATTGTAAAAAATAACGATAAATGGGTTACAGCTAACTATAAAGAAAAACAAATTGCTAACATATATATAGGACAGAAAGTGAATATCAGAGTTGATGCTGTAAAAGATAAAGTATTTGAGGGAAGGGTAGTTGCGATCTCTGAGGCAACTGGTTCCAAATATTCCATGATACCAACAGACAACTCTGCGGGGAATTTTGTTAAAATTCAGCAGCGGATACCTGTTAGAATTGAATTTACCGCAATGTCGAAAGAAGATAAAGATAAATTACGGGCAGGAATGATGGTCGAAACCGAAGCTGAAATTAAATGA